The proteins below come from a single Oncorhynchus keta strain PuntledgeMale-10-30-2019 chromosome 1, Oket_V2, whole genome shotgun sequence genomic window:
- the LOC118387459 gene encoding T-cell acute lymphocytic leukemia protein 1 homolog, translated as MMEKLKPEVGQLSPMGKECKSPHHDSMATSIAGRVSGEGCEAGGETQEAASANSAERDRVPGERCNGTILFDAVTKETAYHSEQKKEVPVIELARRGGLVDIKARELTADGNHRIQTTELCRPPIQLTLPSRDPLLSETRMVQLSQPGFSLPARAMLYSNFAQPLAAMNSGYGGEMEQYGMYPSHRIKRRPAPYEIEINDGNGSQPKIVRRIFTNSRERWRQQNVNGAFADLRQLIPTHPPDKKLSKNEILRLAMKYINFLAKLLDDQEGVLEAGDSGGIVGARTHEARGEGLVREELLQGMLSPSNSSCGSLLDGDGSPDSYTDDQDLSIGSRRPTSRGLHHHSGLHIDEQNQR; from the exons ATGATGGAAAAACTGAAACCAGAAGTTGGGCAGCTCAGTCCAATGGGCAAGGAATGCAAGTCTCCACATCACGACAGCATGGCGACTTCCATAGCAGGTCGTGTAAGTGGGGAGGGGTGCGAGGCTGGTGGTGAGACACAGGAAGCGGCGTCGGCGAACTCCGCTGAGAGGGATCGTGTCCCGGGGGAGCGCTGCAACGGGACTATCCTCTTTGATGCAGTTACCAAGGAAACGGCGTACCACAGCGAGCAAAAAAAGGAAGTGCCGGTGATCGAGTTGGCCAGAAGAGGAGGGCTCGTGGACATAAAAGCTAGGGAGCTGACGGCAGACGGCAATCACAGGATACAGACCACCGAGCTGTGCAGACCTCCTATTCAACTGACACTGCCTTCCCGGGACCCGTTGTTGAGCGAAACTCGAATGGTGCAGTTGAGCCAACCTGGGTTCTCTCTACCTGCACGAGCGATGCTGTACAGTAACTTTGCTCAACCGCTCGCTGCTATGAACAG TGGCTACGGTGGGGAGATGGAACAGTATGGCATGTATCCCAGCCATCGGATTAAACGTCGACCAGCGCCCTATGAGATTGAAATCAACGATGGTAATG gcTCACAGCCCAAAATCGTGAGGCGGATATTCACCAACAGTCGTGAGCGCTGGCGCCAGCAGAATGTGAATGGTGCCTTCGCTGACCTCCGCCAGCTCATCCCCACCCACCCGCCCGACAAGAAGCTCTCCAAGAACGAGATCCTCCGACTGGCCATGAAGTACATAAACTTCCTGGCCAAGCTCCTGGACGACCAGGAAGGTGTGTTGGAGGCCGGCGACAGCGGTGGTATTGTGGGGGCGCGGACCCACGAGGCCCGAGGGGAGGGCCTGGTCCGGGAAGAGCTCCTCCAGGGAATGCTGTCGCCCAGCAACTCCAGTTGCGGGAGTCTTCTGGACGGGGACGGTAGTCCCGACAGCTACACCGATGACCAGGATTTGTCTATAGGGTCCAGAAGGCCCACCTCCAGAGGCCTCCATCATCACTCTGGACTCCACATTGACGAACAAAATCAGAGATGA